The Gopherus evgoodei ecotype Sinaloan lineage chromosome 8, rGopEvg1_v1.p, whole genome shotgun sequence genome includes a region encoding these proteins:
- the FYB2 gene encoding LOW QUALITY PROTEIN: FYN-binding protein 2 (The sequence of the model RefSeq protein was modified relative to this genomic sequence to represent the inferred CDS: inserted 1 base in 1 codon; deleted 1 base in 1 codon), whose protein sequence is MEVEGISDFRALRAKFQNDSSFSNTVPQPPKKPPAESLHLPSSDTKGVSSPRILNHGKVLVSEQKRERFCSAVHSSELMQSKPFVLPRVKHGNLYLAEKNEDPKNKALEGAFCGDAPLRGDSQKSRPASCIYQQASVNANSEEELLNSFQHTLQIWESASAQNDRKCAVLPPPQCISGNHSAQPRILNTTLGAESSKMRNAEKEQVLDFSTQKKCLPASRMPVVPQTSSSPHPSRGYKSTEQSPKTTGFSQLAYDPHKPSETSQYLKASEPFLHHAGTERQLDIKDSKPPKVKPLPSVESLGSPPKKPLRPPKVNLSAFRQSAPHVSRRNETAAVEDDYMAPENAESEELHNYEETISYVKQSGNSLNSCAIQDIADLSSTGIQGHEKKQKTFLFGTSSIERVTEDEKKEKLKWDLDRERQQQVKKTTKISGGADMLHTSQIHQDNEGGKNKLQVKKRDATDVIQTGKWLAKDGVERSHYVCVDALKADEDMVALSQRIVKPVQTSEDVYDDVEESEHAVNQASDAFSSFTSDSSSENKSDEIYEDIHNGDYNPIKLDLDRIEKLKQFGKFFKKDIIKLKNVKMKENRCILSSSVPNLDVVSQGNMAYDDVDVDQKDGKEKDDKHKNWKXKILMSKDKDQIRSSEDTERNFFKAKKYNVDKRKKVAKEEKLFREKFMYNKEITIINTAVARCSVASKGKLDLPITAGEQMDVIDVAEENQGICRNSEGKYGYVLLEHLDFR, encoded by the exons GAAGGCATAAGTGACTTCAGAGCACTCCGagcaaaatttcaaaatgattccAGTTTTTCAAATACTGTGCCACAACCACCCAAGAAGCCTCCTGCAGAAAGTTTACACCTGCCAAGCTCTGACACTAAGGGTGTGTCCAGTCCCAGAATCCTGAACCACGGTAAAGTGCTGGTGTCAGAACAAAAGAGAGAACGATTTTGTTCTGCTGTGCATAGCTCAGAGCTAATGCAATCCAAACCTTTTGTGTTGCCTAGAGTCAAGCATGGCAACTTGTATCTAGCAGAGAAGAATGAAGATCCAAAGAATAAAGCGTTGGAGGGAGCCTTTTGTGGAGATGCACCTCTTAGAGGGGATTCACAGAAATCCCGTCCAGCTTCTTGCATTTATCAGCAGGCATCTGTTAATGCAAATTCGGAGGAAGAACTGTTAAACTCCTTCCAACATACTCTGCAGATCTGGGAAAGTGCTTCAGCTCAGAACGACAGAAAGTGTGCAGTGCTTCCACCACCACAGTGTATAAGTGGGAATCATTCTGCTCAGCCACGGATTCTGAACACTACCCTCGGAGCAGAGAGCAGCAAAATGAGAAATGCTGAGAAAGAGCAAGTACTGGATTTCTCTACCCAAAAGAAATGTCTCCCAGCGAGCAGAATGCCTGTAGTGCCCCAGACTTCGTCATCTCCCCATCCATCCAGAGGTTACAAGAGCACTGAGCAAAGCCCTAAGACGACTGGATTCTCTCAGCTTGCTTATGATCCACACAAGCCAAGTGAGACCTCTCAGTATCTGAAAG CATCAGAACCCTTTCTCCATCATGCTGGCACAGAAAGACAACTTGACATCAAAGATAGCAAACCTCCAAAAGTTAAACCACTTCCTTCAGTTGAATCTCTTGGTTCCCCTCCAAAGAAACCTCTGAGGCCCCCAAAAGTGAATCTCAGTGCCTTCCGGCAGTCAGCCCCACATGTCAGCAGAAGAAATGAAACCG cTGCTGTAGAAGATGACTACATGGCTCCTGAAAA TGCTGAATCTGAAGAACTACATAATTATGAAGAAACCATATCGTACGTGAAACAATCTGGGAACTCTCTAAACTCATGTGCCATTCAGGATATTGCTGACT TATCTAGCACGGGAATCCAAGGACACGAAAAG AAGCAGAAAACTTTTCTGTTTGGCACATCCAG CATTGAAAGAGTCACAGAGgatgaaaaaaaggaaaaattgaaaTGGGATCTTGATAGAGAGAGGCAACAGCAAGTGAAGAAAACGACCAAG ATTAGTGGTGGTGCGGATATGCTCCATACGTCACAAATACATCAAGACAATGAAGGTGGGAAGAACAAGCTACAAGTTAAGAAGAGAGATGCAACTGATGTCATCCAAACTGGGAAGTGGCTGGCAAAAGATGGAGTAGAACGTT ctCACTATGTGTGCGTGGATGCCTTGAAAGCGGATGAAGACATGGTGGCCTTGAGTCAAAGGATTGTGAAGCCAGTGCAGACATCAGAGGATGTGTATGATGATGTAGAAGAGAGTGAGCATGCCGT GAATCAAGCCTCTGATGCCTTTAGCTCGTTCACTTCAGATAGCT CTTCAGAAAACAAGAGTGATGAAATATATGAAGATATTCATAATGGGGATTATAATCCAATCAAACTGGA TTTGGATAGAATAGAAAAACTAAAGCAATTTGGAAAGTTTTTCAAGAAAGACATAATTAAACTGAAGAATGTCAAGATGAAGGAAAACCGCTG catACTGTCCAGTTCAGTACCAAACTTAG ACGTTGTGTCCCAGGGAAACATGGCATACGATGACGTTGATGTGGATCAAAAAGATGGAAA AGAGAAGGATGACAAACACAAAAATTGGA CTAAAATTCTGATGTCAAAAGATAAAGATCAAATAAGAAGCAGTGAAGATACAGAAAG AAACTTCTTCAAAGCCAAGAAATATAATGTAGACAAGAGAAAGAAGGTGGCAAAAGAAGAGAAGTTATTTAGAGAGAAATTTATG tacAATAAGGAAATCACAATCATTAACACAGCAGTCGCACGCTGTTCTGTTGCAAGCAAAGGGAAACTTGATTTACCAATCACTGCCGGAGAACAA ATGGATGTTATTGACGTCGCAGAAGAGAATCAAGGAATATGTCGCAATTCTGAGGGCAAAT aTGGCTATGTGCTATTGGAGCATTTGGATTTCAGGTAA